The nucleotide sequence GAGGTGAACAAGGCCGTCGATGCCGCCATCCAGACCAATGAAGATACCGAAATCGGTGATCGACTTGATGGTGCCGGAAATTTTGTCGCCCTTGTTGAACTGACCGGAGAAATCTTCCCACGGGTTAGTTTTGCACTGCTTGATACCCAAGGAGATACGACGACGTTCTTCGTCGATATCGAGAACCATAACTTCCACTTCGTCGCCGACGTTAACGACTTTCGAAGGGTGGATGTTTTTGTTGGTCCAATCCATTTCGGATACGTGCACCAGGCCTTCCACGCCTTCTTCCAGCTCTGCGAAGCAGCCGTAGTCGGTCAGGTTGGTTACGCGCGCAGTAACACGGGTGTCCTGCGGGTAACGCGCCTTGATGGCAACCCATGGATCTTCGCCCAGCTGCTTAAGGCCGAGGGATACACGGTTACGCTCGCGGTCGTACTTGAGAATTTTGACGTCGATCTCATCGCCAACGTTGACGATTTCAGACGGATGCTTGATGCGCTTCCAAGCCATGTCGGTGATGTGCAGCAGGCCATCGACGCCACCCAGATCGACGAACGCGCCGTAATCCGTGAGGTTCTTGACGATACCTTTGACTTGCTGACCTTCCTGCAAGGATTCCAGCAGAGCTTCGCGCTCAGCGCTGTTCTCGGCTTCCAGCACGCTGCGGCGGGAAACGACAACGTTGTTGCGCTTCTGGTCCAGCTTGATAACTTTGAATTCGAGCTCTTTGCCTTCCAAGTGAGTGGTATCACGCACTGGACGGACATCGACCAAGGAACCTGGCAGGAACGCACGGATGCCGTTAACGTCGACTGTGAAGCCGCCCTTAACCTTACCGTTGATAACGCCCGTGACCACTTCCTCAGCGGCGAAAGCTGCTTCCAGAACGATCCAGCACTCGGCACGCTTGGCTTTTTCGCGGGACAGCTTGGTTTCACCAAAGCCATCTTCAACCGCGTCCAGCGCAACGTGAACTTCGTCGCCAACCTTGATGGTCAGCTCGCCAGCGTCGTTGTGGAACTGTTCCAACGGGATGAGGCCTTCCGACTTCAAACCAGCGTGAACAGTTACCCAACCCGCTTGGTAATCAATGTCGACGATGATGGCGGTGATGATCGAGCCAGCCTGAAGATTCAGGGTTTTTAGGCTTTCTTCAAACAGTTCAGCAAAGCTTTCGCTCATTTTAATTCCTGTTGATTCAGGGCAGGGAATCCGCCCAAACCACACTCCAGACAATGTGGGTACGTTTATGTAAAAAGAAGCGGACGGGTCTAGGACTGGGTTCCCGTAGGCTTCCTTGGCGAGCCGGTCAACTTAAGCAGCTGTGGCTCTGGTCATCCAGCGAGGTCGCGATGGGCGACTTCACTGAGAATTCGTTCAAGCACGTGTTCAATCGAGAGTTCTGTGGAATCCAGCTGGATAGCATCGGCCGCAGGTTTAAGTGGGGCCACCGCTCGCTGGGTATCGCGCTCATCGCGCGCCTGAATCTCCTCGAGAAGACTCGCGAGGTTAACATCATCACCCTTGGCCTTCAACTGCAGGAAGCGCCGGCGAGCACGCTCCTCGGCGCTGGCGGTGAGGAAAACCTTGAGCTGCGCATCGGGAAACACCACGGTGCCCATGTCACGACCATCGGCAACTAGGCCCGGCATTTCTTGAAATGCCTGCTGGCGCTGCAGCAGCGCATCGCGCACTGCAGGCAGGGATGCGACCAGTGATGCGCCAGCGCCGACTCGCTCGTTACGGATTAGATCGGTGACTTCTTCACCCTCAAGAATGATGCGCTGGCCATGACCATTACCGGTGGCGATGAACTGCACATCCAGATGAGCGGCAAGCAGTTTCATCGCTTCTTCGTTAGTCAGGTCTACACCATGGTTACCCGCAGCAAAGGCCAGCAGTCGATACAGCGCACCCGAATCGAGCAAATGCCAGCCCAGTTGCTTGGCCAGCAGGCCGGCTACAGTGCCTTTACCCGAGCCGCTTGGCCCGTCGATGGTGATAACCGGGGCGACGATCATGCTTTGCCCTCTTCAGCAACACGGATACCCACTTGAGCCGACAACGCGAGGAAGTTGGGGAACGAGGTGGCGACGT is from Pseudomonas sp. TMP9 and encodes:
- the rpsA gene encoding 30S ribosomal protein S1, which codes for MSESFAELFEESLKTLNLQAGSIITAIIVDIDYQAGWVTVHAGLKSEGLIPLEQFHNDAGELTIKVGDEVHVALDAVEDGFGETKLSREKAKRAECWIVLEAAFAAEEVVTGVINGKVKGGFTVDVNGIRAFLPGSLVDVRPVRDTTHLEGKELEFKVIKLDQKRNNVVVSRRSVLEAENSAEREALLESLQEGQQVKGIVKNLTDYGAFVDLGGVDGLLHITDMAWKRIKHPSEIVNVGDEIDVKILKYDRERNRVSLGLKQLGEDPWVAIKARYPQDTRVTARVTNLTDYGCFAELEEGVEGLVHVSEMDWTNKNIHPSKVVNVGDEVEVMVLDIDEERRRISLGIKQCKTNPWEDFSGQFNKGDKISGTIKSITDFGIFIGLDGGIDGLVHLSDISWNEVGEEAVRRFKKGDELETVILSVDPERERISLGIKQLEEDPFSDYVAVNDKGTIVRGIVKEVDAKGAIITLAEGIEATLKASEISRDRVEDARNVLKEGEEVEAKIISVDRKSRVISLSVKSKDVEDEKEAIQSLRDKPAASDIAAGPTTLGDLLRAQMEKQN
- the cmk gene encoding (d)CMP kinase; translation: MIVAPVITIDGPSGSGKGTVAGLLAKQLGWHLLDSGALYRLLAFAAGNHGVDLTNEEAMKLLAAHLDVQFIATGNGHGQRIILEGEEVTDLIRNERVGAGASLVASLPAVRDALLQRQQAFQEMPGLVADGRDMGTVVFPDAQLKVFLTASAEERARRRFLQLKAKGDDVNLASLLEEIQARDERDTQRAVAPLKPAADAIQLDSTELSIEHVLERILSEVAHRDLAG